Sequence from the Paeniglutamicibacter cryotolerans genome:
GAAGCAGCGGTCGGCGTCGCCGTCGAAGGCCAGCCCGATGTCGGCGCCGTGTTCGATGACGGCTTCCTGCAGGTCGCGCAGGTTTTCCGGCTCCAGCGGGTTGGCCGGGTGGTTCGGGAAGGTGCCGTCCAGTTCGAAGTACACCTCGACGATGTCCAGCGGCAGGCCCTGGAGCAGTTGATCCCCGAGCACGGCGGGGGTAGTGAGGCCGGCCATGCCATTGCCCGCGTCGACGACGACCTTCAGCGGGCGGATGCCGCTCAGGTCAACCAGCGAGCGCAGGTAGCGGGCATAGCCCTCGAGCACGTCCAGCGCCGTGGTTTCCCCCTGCGGGCCATCGCCGGAGACCGGCAGGCCCTCGTCGAGGTAAATCTGGGCCAGGTCACGGATCTCGTACAACCCGGTATCCGAGGACACGGGCACGGCCCCGGCCTGGGCCATCTTGATGCCGTTGTAGGCGGCCGGGTTGTGGCTGGCGGTGAACACCACTCCGGCGGCCTCCATCGAGCCGCACGCGTAGTAGAGCTCGTCGGTGGAAATCAGCCCCAGCATCACCGGGTTGGCGCCACGGTAGGCGGCACCCCGGGCAAACGCCGCGGCGAACTCCGGAGAGGAGGGGCGCATGTCGCCGCCGACCAGCACCGTTTGGCCGGACAGCTTCAGGACATCGGCAAATGCCGCCCCGATCGCCTCGACCGCCTCGGCGGTGATGGTTTCGCCGACGATGCCGCGGACGTCGTAGGCCTTAAAGGACGCGGAAAGATCAATCTCTTCAGTCACGCCTCCGAGCTTAGCCGCTCCGGGCCCGATCCGGGGGTAGCGCCGGAGGTGAGGACGTTCACCTCCGGCATTGGCGGTGATCCCTGAAATACTGGTCCCATGGATGAGATGAACGGCGGCGGCCTGCGCGCCCAGGCAACAACGGTTCTACGCCGGCTGGTGGGGCGCGATGACGCGGAGTTCCACGACGGACAGTACGAGGCGATCGAGGCCCTGGTCGAGGGCGGGCGACGGGCCCTGGTGGTCCAGCGCACCGGTTGGGGCAAGTCCGCCGTCTACTTCGTGGCCAGCCTGCTGCTGCGTTCGCGCGGTGCCGGCCCCACGCTGATCGTCAGCCCGCTGCTGGCGCTGATGCGCGATCAGGTGGCGGCGGCCGAACGGGCCGGGGTGCGCGCCGAGGCGATCAACTCGGCCAACGCCGTGCAATGGGGCGAGGTCATCGCCAAGCTGGAGGCCGATGAGGTCGACGTGTTGCTGGTTTCCCCCGAACGCCTGAACAACCCTGCCTTCCGTGAGCAGCAGCTGCCCGAACTGATCAAGCGGATGGGTCTGCTGGTGATCGACGAGGCCCACTGCATCTCCGACTGGGGGCACGACTTCCGCCCCGACTACCGCCGGATCAAGGACCTGATCATGGCCCTTCCCGACGCGGTCCCCGTGTTGGCCACCACGGCAACGGCCAATGCACGCGTCGTGGCGGACGTGCAGGAGCAGCTGGCAGCCGGCGGCGCCGAGGTCTTCACGCTGCGGGGTCCGCTGGCCCGCAAGTCGCTGCGCCTGGGCGTGCTGCGACTCCCGGGCCCGCGCGCGCAGCTCGGCTGGCTGCTCACCCACCTGGGCGATCTGCCCGGCAGTGGCATCATTTACACGCTCACCGTCTCGGCCGCTGAGGATATCGCCCGGTTGCTGCGCGAGGCCGGACACAACGTGCTGGCCTACACCGGCCGTACCGACACCGAGGAACGCGCACGGGCCGAGCAGGCGTTGAAGGGAAACGAGGTCAAGGCGCTGATCGCCACCAGCGCGCTGGGCATGGGCTTCGACAAGCCGGACCTCGGCTTCGTCGTCCACGTCGGAGCTCCCAGCTCGCCCGTGGCCTACTACCAGCAGGTCGGCCGCGCCGGTCGTGGCACCGACAACGCGGACGTGCTGCTGCTTCCCGGAACCGAGGACCGGGAAATCTGGCGCTATTTCGCCACCAGTTCGATGCCCGATGCCGAACGGGCCCTAGCGGTACTCGGCGAGCTGGAGGCTGCCGGGACGGCCGTCTCGGTCCCGGCGCTCGAGGCCCGGGTCAATGTGCGCCGCTCCCCGCTGGAACTGTTGCTCAAGGTGCTCGCCGTGGACGGGGCGGTCGAACGCGTGCAGGGCGGCTGGATCCGCACCAACGAGCCCTGGTCCTACGATGCCCGGCGTTACGCCCGCGTCGCGGCGGCGCGCGTCGCCGAGCAGGACTCCATGATCGAGTATGAAACCACAGCCGGCTGCCGGATGGAGTTCCTGTCCCGGGCACTGGATGACCCGGACGCCGCACCCTGCGGCCGATGTGACAACTGCGCCGGTCCCTGGTTCGCTGCCTCCATCGACGACGGCGCGGCGAGCAGCGCCCAAGCGGCGCTGGGCCGGGTCGGCGTGGAACTCGAACCGCGGCTGATGTGGCCCGGCGGCATGGACCGGCTCGGGGTCCCGCTGAAGGGAAAGCTGAAACCCGAACAGCAGGCCACCACAGGACGGGCGCTGGCAAGACTCACCGACCTGGGCTGGGGCGGACGGCTACGCACGCTGCTCTCGGAAAACGGCGGCGAGCCCGATGCGCCGATCGAACAGGGAATGCTGCAGGCCTGCGTGCAGGTGCTGGCCAACTGGGGCTGGTCCGAACGCCCGGTGGCAGTCGTCTCGATGCCCTCGCGCTCCCGCCCGGCGCTGGTCTCCTCCTTTGCCCGGGGCATTGCCGAGATCGGCCGTCTGCCCTACTTGGGCGAGCTGGCCTATGGGAACGGAGGACCGCGCGGTGAATCGGGCGGAAACAGCGCCTTCCGCTTGGCCGCCGTCTGGGGCCAGCTCCAGGTCCCGGCGGAGATGGCCCAGCAGCTGGCCGGGGCACCGGGACCGGTGCTGCTGATCGATGACCGGGTGGATAGCCGCTGGACCGCCACCGAGGCGGCCCGTGTGCTGCGCGAAGCGGGCGCGCCCGGCGTGCTGCCGTTCGTGCTGGCCATCGCCGGCTGAGCCCGAGGCGTTTCCCGGCGGCGAGGATATCGGCGCCGGGGCCCGCTGGCCGTAGGATCGTCGGTATGGAACTTGCGCTCTGGATACTGCTGCCGTTGCTGATCATCGGGCTTGTCGTTGTCGGCATGAAACGACTGCGTGCCCGGAACTCGGCCGACGTGGCGGCGGCTATTTCGGCAGATGCCGCCCGTGCGGCCAGCTCGAGGCTCTCCGGGGACGAACACCGCGAGGTCTACCGGGCCCTGGCCCAAGGCAACTTCATGGCCGGGGTCCAGGCCTACCGCGCCGCCACCGGCGACGGGATCAAGAGCTGCATCATCGCCGTACGCAGCATGGAACACTACCCGCAGGCCTTCACTTCCGACCTGGAGCCCGAATCAGACCCGATCTCCGAGGCACTGGCCCGCGAGCGCGCGCACGATGCCGCAGGGGTTGCGCCGGTCGAGGCGCCCGCCGCCGAACGTGAGTCATCGGACCTCGAATCACCGGAGTCGTCAGAGGCCTTTGTCATCCCCAACGACTGGACCGAATCCTTCGGCAGCGATGCCGAACGGACCTCGACCTCGTTCAAGGTCTCGTACCTGCTCGATGGCGAAGCGCGCGAGTTCGGCAGCGAGGACCTTCCCCCGGCAGAACACGACCAGTTCCTGTCGCTGGTGCGCGATGGCGACCTGGACGGGGCCGGTGCGCTGATTGCCAAGTACTCCGGCCTGGACGCCGCCGAGATCCGTAAGATGCTCGAGGTCTCCCCGCTGAACGGGAACGTGGCGAACCCGGGCGCCAACATTTCGGACTTCAGCTTCGACGGCGACGGACCCGACGGTGCCGTGCGCTTCAGCGTGGGCGACCTGCCCGAGCCCGAACGCGGCCGCTTCCTCGAGCACCTGCGCATGGGGCGGGTCGATGAGGCCACGGCCATCGTCGCCCGGCACACGGGTCTTCCGGAGGACATGATCCGCACGCTGCTCACGGCGTTCGACGACGGCACGGACTGATCAGGCGGCCATCCGGCCGAACGCCGATGCCCCGCCGGGCCCTGGAAATCAGGATGTTCGGTGGGGCATCGTTGTTTTCGGCTCGGTGCGTGGGGCCCGGAAAAGGGCACAAAAAATGCCCCGGTAACCCGGAGCATTTTCAGCGGACACGGGGAGATTTGAACTCCCGGTCGAGTTTAACCCCGACACTTCATTAGCAGTGAAGCCCATTCGGCCGCTCTGGCACGTGTCCAATTGCTGTAACCAGCTCCCCTAGACTACCCAACGATGGCGTTCCATTCAAAACGGGACACGGTTGAGGTTTTATTCGGTGATTTTCCGCCACAGGAATTCATAGCTCGTGGCGAGCATCCGGGCACTTTGGCCGTTGTCGGAGGCCCCGGCGTGGCCTCCGTCCAGCGCCTCGTGGTACCAGATGTCGGGCACCTGCTTCGCGAGCATCTTCGCCGCCATCTTGCGCGCCTGCACCGGTCCGACCCGGTCATCGCTCGTCGCGCTCCAGAAGAGGGCCGGCGGGTAGGCCGCACCCTCGGGCAACGGCTCGTCGAGCCGGTGGTACGGGGAGAAGGTCCTGATGAATTCCCAGTCTTCGGCTACGTCCGGATCGCCGTACTCGGCGATCCAGGAGTGGCCGGCAGAGAGCCGGGTGTAGCGGCGCATGTCCAGCAGCGGCACCCCGCAGGACAC
This genomic interval carries:
- the manB gene encoding phosphohexomutase domain-containing protein (converts mannose-6-phosphate to mannose-1-phosphate; the resulting product is then converted to GDP-mannose by ManC which is then used in the synthesis of mannose-containing glycoconjugates that are important for mediating entry into host cells), coding for MTEEIDLSASFKAYDVRGIVGETITAEAVEAIGAAFADVLKLSGQTVLVGGDMRPSSPEFAAAFARGAAYRGANPVMLGLISTDELYYACGSMEAAGVVFTASHNPAAYNGIKMAQAGAVPVSSDTGLYEIRDLAQIYLDEGLPVSGDGPQGETTALDVLEGYARYLRSLVDLSGIRPLKVVVDAGNGMAGLTTPAVLGDQLLQGLPLDIVEVYFELDGTFPNHPANPLEPENLRDLQEAVIEHGADIGLAFDGDADRCFVIDELGNPVSPSAITALVARREIARAKALGEQTPVIIHNLITSRAVPELVEHDGGRAVVTRVGHSFIKAVMAKEGAVFGGEHSAHYYFRDFYNADTGMLAAMHVLAALGEQDTALSALAEEYEPYVSSGEINSTVEDKTGAVAAVLEEFANGHGDNAEGTGVVCDACHRDLAGRGTVVSTMDGTTVCAADGSFWFNLRPSNTEPFLRFNGEAIDSKTMELVRDGVLEIVRRNA
- a CDS encoding RecQ family ATP-dependent DNA helicase, with the translated sequence MDEMNGGGLRAQATTVLRRLVGRDDAEFHDGQYEAIEALVEGGRRALVVQRTGWGKSAVYFVASLLLRSRGAGPTLIVSPLLALMRDQVAAAERAGVRAEAINSANAVQWGEVIAKLEADEVDVLLVSPERLNNPAFREQQLPELIKRMGLLVIDEAHCISDWGHDFRPDYRRIKDLIMALPDAVPVLATTATANARVVADVQEQLAAGGAEVFTLRGPLARKSLRLGVLRLPGPRAQLGWLLTHLGDLPGSGIIYTLTVSAAEDIARLLREAGHNVLAYTGRTDTEERARAEQALKGNEVKALIATSALGMGFDKPDLGFVVHVGAPSSPVAYYQQVGRAGRGTDNADVLLLPGTEDREIWRYFATSSMPDAERALAVLGELEAAGTAVSVPALEARVNVRRSPLELLLKVLAVDGAVERVQGGWIRTNEPWSYDARRYARVAAARVAEQDSMIEYETTAGCRMEFLSRALDDPDAAPCGRCDNCAGPWFAASIDDGAASSAQAALGRVGVELEPRLMWPGGMDRLGVPLKGKLKPEQQATTGRALARLTDLGWGGRLRTLLSENGGEPDAPIEQGMLQACVQVLANWGWSERPVAVVSMPSRSRPALVSSFARGIAEIGRLPYLGELAYGNGGPRGESGGNSAFRLAAVWGQLQVPAEMAQQLAGAPGPVLLIDDRVDSRWTATEAARVLREAGAPGVLPFVLAIAG